One window from the genome of Anaerococcus sp. Marseille-Q7828 encodes:
- a CDS encoding PTS transporter subunit EIIC → MKREIISPKIEGKLLELAGKVEMNPYLQAIKGVAKNLLALTVVGSILALASKNYLVDITGISVGLIGIVFIINLNAEINKILRNEANKYLLINLLAIVALLFGKSEFDLSKLGTMGIILSLIFVPINIKFARKLENILGQILGEKIPFGAKEKLVEVLALIIIGLIYTMLSYLSEKIFAMSLASAIFFIANPVLNIFDQPLVLGVLVFIIQLYWYLGVHGDSIVDPFILPLAIRNINENIINWSRGLELDHIFTETFLSNFLLLSGSGLTIGLIIVLLLKKDNHFYELGQISIKPALLGINENIVFGIPLTKNKDFFIPFVLGPSLVAILVSLAFKYGYIGKAIIQPVGGLPFFLQGFLMNLSLKSILAQLVIIGLATLMYSPFAYKLIKENNN, encoded by the coding sequence ATGAAAAGGGAGATAATTAGCCCAAAGATAGAAGGCAAACTCCTAGAACTTGCAGGCAAAGTGGAGATGAATCCTTACTTACAGGCTATCAAAGGAGTGGCAAAAAACCTACTTGCCCTTACTGTAGTTGGATCCATCCTAGCCTTAGCAAGCAAGAATTACTTGGTTGATATAACCGGTATAAGTGTTGGTCTAATAGGGATTGTCTTTATCATAAATTTGAATGCTGAGATAAATAAAATTTTGAGAAATGAAGCAAACAAATACCTACTAATAAATTTACTTGCCATAGTAGCCCTCCTATTTGGCAAAAGTGAATTTGACTTAAGTAAGCTTGGTACAATGGGAATAATTTTAAGCCTAATATTTGTGCCCATCAATATAAAGTTTGCAAGAAAACTCGAAAATATTCTAGGTCAAATTCTTGGAGAGAAAATCCCTTTTGGGGCAAAAGAAAAGCTCGTAGAAGTATTGGCCCTCATAATTATTGGCCTTATTTATACAATGCTCTCATATTTATCGGAAAAAATATTTGCTATGTCCTTGGCATCTGCCATATTTTTCATAGCAAATCCAGTATTAAATATCTTTGACCAACCGCTAGTGCTTGGGGTTTTGGTTTTTATTATACAATTATATTGGTACTTAGGAGTTCATGGAGATTCTATAGTAGATCCCTTTATACTGCCCTTAGCCATAAGAAACATCAACGAAAACATAATAAATTGGTCCAGAGGTCTTGAACTTGACCATATATTTACAGAGACATTCTTGAGTAACTTCTTGTTACTATCAGGCTCAGGTCTAACTATTGGACTTATAATAGTGCTTTTGCTAAAGAAAGACAATCATTTCTATGAACTTGGGCAAATAAGTATAAAACCAGCCCTTCTGGGGATTAACGAAAATATAGTCTTTGGCATACCACTTACAAAAAACAAAGACTTTTTCATACCCTTTGTTCTAGGCCCATCCCTTGTGGCAATCCTAGTAAGTCTAGCCTTCAAATATGGATACATAGGAAAGGCGATCATACAACCAGTTGGTGGTTTGCCATTTTTCTTGCAAGGATTTTTGATGAATTTGTCCCTAAAATCCATACTTGCTCAACTTGTAATTATAGGCCTTGCTACTTTGATGTACAGTCCTTTTGCCTACAAGCTAATCAAAGAAAATAACAATTAA
- a CDS encoding PRD domain-containing protein: MIETRQKEIFDYLSADDSYHTSEEIGSALEISPSTVKKEIAYLNSVIEENGAKIKSTKGKGYKFKVVDEKSFTEFLKNDWRRYAYYHSINSSVDFRIENIIKLFLFSDTYIRQQDIAEKFHLSLSQVNKDIKKIKKILEKYNLSLSSKPHYGMKIIGDEKDIRIAIKNEIGEESYIFDIDKDRKILNTIEEVVEELNFNPVFNMPYVEVKNLIIHIYIAILRINQGITINLPIALENKVILYDEFEFAKKIVEELNQRLDIMIPQDEIHYIAMHLISKNRIGDIEKISLEITELTEEMLEEIYRVSKYEFRGDIDLYLSLSQHLAALLERMKYGFEMKNPILDDIKSRGLAYHLATIGISVINNKYNTIIKEDEIGYIALHLLASMEDKSSPKKNILIVCGSGNASARLLRAQIEDKFKGAYNKLDTLDITRLKNDSIEGYDIIISSVDLNIETDIPIVYVDILLKQRDYMNINKAFDQEELAEIYSIFENSIHIRTDQIDDFESAMDFLAKTISQKIGSSPSYIKDQLIKREELNSTGIGKIAIPHMMEQADSHTFSVLVISDKPIKWKNGEKIQIMYSLIVGNSEEDLKLYYKKLGRFLGEEKLVEEAIKSKNMLEFCEIFMKG, encoded by the coding sequence ATGATTGAAACTAGACAAAAAGAAATATTTGATTACTTGAGTGCTGATGACTCCTACCATACTTCTGAAGAAATAGGATCAGCCCTAGAGATTTCTCCTAGTACAGTCAAAAAAGAAATAGCCTATCTCAATAGCGTAATTGAAGAAAATGGTGCAAAAATCAAGTCAACCAAGGGCAAGGGCTACAAATTTAAAGTTGTAGACGAGAAATCATTCACAGAGTTTTTGAAAAATGATTGGCGAAGATACGCTTACTATCATTCAATCAATAGTTCGGTAGATTTTAGGATAGAAAATATTATCAAGCTATTCCTCTTTTCAGATACTTATATTAGACAACAGGATATAGCAGAGAAATTTCACCTAAGCTTATCTCAAGTAAACAAAGACATCAAGAAAATAAAAAAGATACTAGAAAAATACAACTTGTCCTTATCCAGCAAACCCCACTATGGTATGAAAATCATCGGCGATGAAAAAGACATAAGAATTGCTATAAAAAATGAAATAGGGGAAGAATCATATATCTTTGATATAGATAAGGATAGAAAGATTTTAAATACCATAGAAGAAGTTGTAGAAGAGCTAAACTTTAACCCAGTATTTAATATGCCCTATGTCGAGGTCAAAAACCTCATCATACACATATATATTGCTATTCTTAGGATTAACCAGGGCATTACTATAAATCTTCCCATTGCCCTAGAAAACAAAGTGATCCTCTACGATGAATTTGAATTTGCCAAAAAGATTGTAGAAGAGCTAAATCAAAGACTAGATATAATGATTCCTCAAGATGAAATCCACTACATCGCCATGCACCTTATAAGCAAAAATAGGATTGGTGATATAGAAAAGATTTCCCTTGAGATAACAGAGCTTACCGAAGAGATGCTAGAAGAAATATATAGGGTGAGCAAATATGAATTTAGAGGAGATATTGACCTATATCTATCCCTAAGCCAGCACTTGGCAGCTTTGCTAGAGCGTATGAAATATGGTTTTGAGATGAAAAATCCTATTCTTGATGATATCAAATCTCGAGGACTAGCCTACCATCTGGCAACTATTGGCATAAGTGTCATAAATAACAAATACAATACCATAATCAAAGAAGATGAGATTGGTTATATTGCCCTCCATCTTTTAGCATCAATGGAAGATAAATCATCTCCAAAGAAGAACATTTTGATAGTTTGTGGGTCTGGCAACGCCAGTGCAAGACTTCTCAGAGCTCAGATTGAAGATAAGTTTAAGGGAGCCTACAACAAGCTAGACACCTTGGATATTACAAGATTAAAGAATGATTCTATAGAAGGCTATGACATCATAATTTCTTCAGTTGACCTTAATATCGAAACAGACATACCAATTGTCTATGTAGATATACTTTTAAAACAAAGAGATTATATGAACATCAACAAGGCCTTTGACCAGGAGGAATTAGCAGAAATTTACAGCATTTTTGAAAACTCTATACACATCCGCACAGATCAGATAGATGATTTTGAAAGTGCCATGGATTTCTTGGCCAAAACTATAAGTCAAAAGATAGGAAGTAGCCCATCTTATATCAAAGATCAATTGATAAAAAGAGAAGAGCTCAACTCGACTGGTATAGGCAAAATTGCCATACCCCATATGATGGAACAAGCTGATAGCCATACTTTTTCTGTACTTGTTATCAGCGATAAGCCAATCAAGTGGAAAAATGGGGAGAAAATTCAAATAATGTATTCCTTGATAGTTGGCAATAGTGAAGAAGATTTGAAATTATACTATAAAAAATTGGGGAGGTTTTTGGGAGAAGAAAAGTTAGTTGAAGAAGCTATAAAAAGTAAAAATATGCTGGAATTTTGCGAAATATTTATGAAAGGATAA
- a CDS encoding PTS lactose/cellobiose transporter subunit IIA — translation MALDEKQYEDIFSMIILAGDARAYASEASNLADDYDFKSAEEKLKQAREKLVEAHNIQTSFMNKEAGGEDTDINIFLVHAQDHFSMASMAIEFAEKLIRVYKKIQGGENI, via the coding sequence ATGGCTTTAGATGAAAAACAATATGAAGATATCTTCAGCATGATTATATTGGCTGGAGATGCCAGAGCTTATGCAAGCGAAGCATCAAATCTGGCTGATGACTATGATTTTAAATCTGCTGAAGAAAAGCTAAAACAAGCTCGTGAAAAACTCGTAGAAGCCCACAATATTCAAACGTCATTTATGAATAAGGAGGCTGGTGGAGAAGACACAGATATAAATATATTTTTAGTCCATGCCCAAGATCATTTTTCCATGGCAAGCATGGCCATTGAATTTGCTGAAAAACTTATTAGAGTTTATAAAAAAATACAAGGAGGTGAGAATATTTGA
- a CDS encoding maltose-6'-phosphate glucosidase: MDKLKIAIAGAGSGYTPGIILSILNHDDLDVFEIRLYDNDQVRNDDMALIIDFVIKKRGYDVKIIKTEDPKEAFTGIDFVFSQIRVGKIDMREKDEKIPLKYGLVGQETCGLGGFAYALRSMGGFLELVGYIQEYAPDAWILNYTNPESVISESVRRKFPHAKIINACDMTIGIEEMICKSFGYDRKNFIQTYYGLNHFGWYKEIYDTKLKRDVMPEIIQKIINEGFDVSEEDPDWAKTWISYSHLVEMFPDRLPNNYLEYYLFPNMIVDSADINYTRANQIMDGRYKKIKEVSNAIRNNPDLEEIDYDSTSHGQYIVDIAASILHDKNDRFMLIVPNKGAIPNLRDDAVVEVPCYVNARGAEPISLREDIPDFHKGLMEAQVAAEKLLVDAFFEHSYYKALQAFSLNQSVPNADVAKKVLDELIIANEGYWPELK; the protein is encoded by the coding sequence ATGGACAAACTAAAAATTGCTATAGCTGGTGCAGGTAGTGGTTACACACCTGGCATAATCTTATCAATACTAAACCACGATGATTTGGACGTTTTTGAAATCAGGCTTTATGATAACGATCAAGTTCGCAACGACGATATGGCACTTATCATAGATTTTGTAATCAAAAAACGAGGCTATGATGTAAAGATTATAAAAACTGAAGATCCAAAAGAAGCCTTTACTGGCATCGACTTCGTATTTAGCCAAATCAGGGTTGGTAAAATCGACATGCGTGAAAAGGATGAAAAAATTCCACTTAAATACGGTCTAGTTGGTCAAGAAACTTGTGGCCTAGGTGGCTTTGCCTATGCCTTAAGGTCTATGGGCGGATTCTTAGAGCTTGTTGGATATATCCAAGAGTACGCTCCAGATGCATGGATATTAAACTATACCAATCCAGAATCTGTCATATCAGAATCTGTAAGAAGAAAATTCCCTCATGCCAAGATCATCAATGCTTGCGACATGACCATAGGAATAGAAGAGATGATCTGCAAGTCCTTTGGCTATGATAGGAAAAACTTTATTCAAACATATTACGGACTCAATCACTTTGGCTGGTATAAGGAAATCTATGATACAAAGCTTAAAAGAGATGTGATGCCAGAGATAATCCAAAAGATTATAAATGAAGGATTCGATGTATCTGAAGAAGACCCAGATTGGGCAAAGACATGGATATCCTACAGCCATCTTGTGGAAATGTTCCCTGATAGATTGCCAAATAACTACCTAGAATATTATTTGTTCCCAAATATGATTGTAGATTCAGCAGACATAAATTATACCCGTGCCAATCAAATAATGGATGGCAGATACAAGAAAATCAAAGAAGTATCAAATGCTATAAGAAATAATCCAGACCTAGAAGAGATTGATTACGATTCTACTTCCCACGGCCAATATATAGTAGACATTGCTGCAAGTATTCTCCATGACAAAAATGACAGATTTATGCTAATAGTTCCAAACAAGGGGGCTATTCCAAATCTTAGAGACGATGCAGTTGTAGAAGTCCCTTGCTATGTCAATGCCAGGGGAGCTGAGCCAATCAGCCTAAGGGAAGATATACCAGATTTCCATAAGGGACTTATGGAAGCCCAAGTAGCAGCAGAAAAACTCTTGGTAGATGCATTCTTTGAACATTCATACTACAAAGCCCTCCAAGCCTTCTCTTTAAACCAATCAGTTCCAAATGCTGATGTTGCAAAAAAAGTTTTGGATGAATTAATAATAGCAAATGAAGGCTACTGGCCAGAGCTAAAATAA
- a CDS encoding Cof-type HAD-IIB family hydrolase, whose product MAKIIALDIDGTLLNSQGEITDRTKKALEDALKEGNIVVIASGRDPKGVFQYAKILKLDEYDGLLSNYNGARITNYESMKIIINHTLDLDDMKELLEFSEDLDDMNYTIYYEGKCYTNSMDTYRLEDTQSKNDMELIFDPDLSYNVDFEPNNILFACHPDKITEPLNKIHNKFSDKFTLVKSTPYYYEVMPKGVSKGESLKEIAKYYDIAMEDVIAFGDEDNDLSMIEAAGTGVVMANGSKAMLAVADYVTLSNDEDGIADYLEKFVLKKEEN is encoded by the coding sequence ATGGCAAAAATTATTGCACTTGACATTGACGGAACGCTTCTAAATAGCCAAGGAGAGATTACAGATAGAACTAAAAAAGCTCTGGAAGACGCTCTCAAAGAAGGAAATATAGTAGTTATTGCTTCCGGCAGGGACCCAAAGGGTGTTTTTCAATATGCAAAAATACTTAAATTAGATGAATACGACGGTTTGCTTTCAAACTACAATGGCGCTAGAATCACAAATTATGAAAGTATGAAAATTATCATAAATCATACTTTGGACCTAGATGATATGAAAGAGCTTTTAGAATTTTCTGAAGACCTTGATGATATGAATTACACCATATACTATGAGGGCAAATGTTACACCAATTCCATGGATACCTACCGCTTGGAAGATACTCAAAGCAAGAACGATATGGAATTAATCTTTGATCCAGACCTTAGCTATAATGTAGATTTCGAGCCAAATAATATTTTATTTGCCTGCCATCCTGACAAAATCACTGAACCACTAAATAAAATCCACAATAAATTTTCTGACAAATTCACCCTTGTAAAGTCTACTCCATACTATTATGAAGTTATGCCAAAGGGAGTCAGCAAGGGCGAGAGTCTAAAGGAAATTGCCAAATACTACGACATTGCTATGGAAGATGTTATAGCCTTCGGTGATGAGGACAATGATTTGTCCATGATTGAAGCTGCAGGAACTGGAGTTGTCATGGCAAACGGTTCAAAAGCCATGCTTGCAGTAGCTGATTATGTGACCTTGTCAAATGATGAAGATGGAATAGCTGATTACTTAGAAAAATTTGTCTTAAAGAAAGAGGAAAATTAA
- a CDS encoding DUF4091 domain-containing protein → MTNYIENDNLLFFEGNFGKHYLKRDFYKYKEKDFDFEDRKKFLYKNDYYMGQYVVLNKSTTPIAIEIEVSDLICGSNTIKKEDIEIRFTKDTLCSIGVGYEWGVLPDFPKENIPDILDYTKKTDLEENNLRGFYIFIKSDAKAGIYKGDISIKGTNLILPIEVEVIDLEAYKNDFAINLWQYPFTVARYYGISDDELFKEKHLDILREHLRVYKSIGGNSITTTIVDDPWYQQTYDKYPSMVREITKDGEVTYNFTYFDTYVDLALEEGIDEQIMAFSLADWYENDRKDEGLVLGLKPGSKEWEEYWDSFLDIFIDHLDSKGYFDITYIAVDERSPDILEAVLKVLSKHKNKDGKTLKIASQLGYKKGYVDIYDRLDDISFGFVDINYENKDYIDKRGDKLTTIYTCTGMYPNSFARSMPIESDWTILYANSINANGYLRWALDAWVKEPLEDTSHWWWEAGDTFLIYPAEKDAKVKKPRTSPRFEHLRYARSMVGKINYLVENLNEDYKNEFISKVKAMNPKAYITTSMGTKEADEKVRDDLYDEVINIYNTIYEYSKKLEQ, encoded by the coding sequence ATGACTAACTATATTGAAAATGACAATTTGCTATTCTTTGAAGGAAACTTTGGCAAGCATTATTTGAAAAGAGACTTCTATAAGTACAAAGAAAAAGATTTTGACTTTGAAGATAGGAAGAAATTCCTTTACAAAAACGACTATTACATGGGCCAATATGTAGTACTAAACAAGTCAACTACTCCTATTGCTATTGAAATAGAAGTAAGCGATTTGATCTGTGGGTCAAATACTATAAAAAAGGAAGATATAGAGATTAGATTTACCAAGGATACCCTATGTTCTATAGGCGTTGGCTATGAGTGGGGAGTTTTGCCAGATTTTCCAAAGGAAAATATCCCAGATATATTGGACTATACTAAGAAAACAGACCTTGAAGAAAATAACTTGCGAGGATTTTACATCTTTATAAAATCAGATGCTAAAGCAGGAATTTATAAGGGCGACATAAGTATTAAAGGAACTAATCTTATTCTTCCAATAGAAGTTGAAGTAATAGACCTAGAAGCCTATAAAAATGACTTCGCCATCAATCTCTGGCAGTATCCTTTTACAGTGGCTAGGTACTATGGCATATCCGATGATGAACTTTTTAAAGAAAAGCATCTAGACATATTAAGAGAACACCTAAGAGTTTATAAATCTATTGGTGGTAACTCCATCACTACGACCATTGTAGATGACCCTTGGTACCAGCAGACTTATGACAAATATCCATCCATGGTAAGAGAAATCACCAAAGACGGGGAAGTTACTTATAACTTCACCTACTTTGATACTTACGTAGACTTGGCCCTTGAGGAGGGCATAGATGAGCAAATCATGGCCTTTTCCTTGGCTGATTGGTATGAAAATGATAGAAAAGATGAGGGCTTGGTTTTAGGGCTCAAGCCAGGAAGTAAAGAATGGGAGGAATATTGGGATTCTTTCTTGGATATCTTCATAGACCATTTGGATTCTAAGGGATACTTTGACATCACCTATATAGCAGTAGATGAGAGAAGCCCAGACATATTAGAAGCTGTTCTAAAAGTTTTATCCAAACATAAAAACAAGGACGGCAAGACTCTAAAAATCGCCAGTCAATTGGGATATAAGAAAGGCTATGTAGATATATACGATAGGCTTGATGACATATCCTTTGGCTTTGTAGATATTAACTATGAAAATAAGGATTATATAGACAAACGTGGGGACAAGCTTACGACAATCTATACTTGCACAGGTATGTATCCAAATTCTTTTGCCAGATCTATGCCAATTGAAAGTGATTGGACTATTCTTTATGCAAATTCTATAAATGCAAATGGATATCTGAGATGGGCCCTCGATGCTTGGGTCAAAGAACCCCTAGAAGATACCAGCCATTGGTGGTGGGAAGCAGGAGATACATTTTTGATCTATCCTGCAGAAAAAGATGCAAAAGTCAAAAAACCACGCACATCACCAAGATTTGAACACCTAAGATATGCAAGGTCCATGGTAGGAAAAATCAACTACCTAGTAGAAAACTTGAATGAAGATTACAAAAATGAATTTATTTCAAAAGTAAAAGCTATGAATCCAAAAGCCTATATCACTACTTCTATGGGGACAAAAGAAGCTGACGAAAAAGTCAGAGATGACCTATACGATGAAGTCATAAATATTTACAATACTATTTATGAATATAGCAAGAAATTAGAACAATGA
- a CDS encoding ABC transporter ATP-binding protein, with protein sequence MKEIRLEHIYKDYIPGTHVIKDFNLTINEGEFIVLVGPSGCGKSTLLRMIAGLEDITAGKLYFDDELMNDVHPKDRDIAMVFQNYALYPQMTVAENMGFGLKMQKVPQKDIDERVDKTSKVIGLEDYLDRLPKELSGGQRQRVALGRAISRNPKVFLMDEPLSNLDAKLRVQTRSEISNISKQLDNTTIYVTHDQVEAMTMADRIVLLKDGIIQQVSSPREIYLYPVNKFVAGFMGSPAMNFFDVKVTNEGLVHGKTLIKAPREVIDYLMSTDYAGKNITLGIRPENIFLDKGIDHTSDRYSPIDIEVKVAELLGSETLLHFDLEDKPIIAKIISLENFERGQHIKLAIDFDFAHFFDGESEERIDIPNHGAYRNII encoded by the coding sequence ATGAAAGAGATACGATTAGAACATATTTACAAAGATTATATTCCAGGGACTCATGTTATTAAAGACTTCAACCTCACTATCAATGAGGGTGAATTCATAGTATTAGTTGGACCATCAGGCTGTGGCAAGTCTACTCTTCTTCGCATGATAGCAGGACTTGAAGATATCACAGCTGGCAAGCTTTATTTTGATGACGAACTTATGAATGATGTCCACCCTAAGGATAGGGATATAGCAATGGTATTCCAAAACTATGCCCTATATCCACAGATGACAGTAGCAGAAAATATGGGCTTTGGTCTAAAAATGCAAAAAGTCCCACAAAAAGATATTGACGAAAGAGTAGATAAAACTTCCAAGGTCATTGGCCTAGAAGATTATCTTGATAGGCTTCCAAAAGAATTATCTGGTGGACAAAGGCAAAGGGTAGCCCTAGGACGTGCTATCTCTAGAAACCCAAAAGTCTTTCTCATGGACGAGCCACTAAGTAACCTTGATGCTAAGCTAAGGGTTCAAACAAGGTCTGAGATATCAAATATTTCCAAGCAATTGGACAACACTACAATATATGTAACTCACGACCAAGTAGAGGCTATGACTATGGCAGATAGGATTGTCTTGTTAAAAGACGGAATAATCCAACAAGTAAGCTCTCCACGTGAGATTTACTTATATCCAGTAAACAAATTCGTAGCTGGTTTTATGGGTTCACCTGCCATGAACTTTTTTGATGTCAAAGTTACAAATGAAGGCCTAGTTCACGGCAAGACCTTGATAAAGGCGCCAAGAGAAGTCATAGACTATCTGATGAGCACAGATTACGCTGGCAAAAACATTACCCTGGGTATCAGACCAGAAAACATATTCTTGGATAAGGGAATTGACCACACTTCTGATAGATACTCACCAATAGATATAGAAGTAAAGGTTGCAGAGCTACTTGGTTCTGAAACACTCTTACACTTTGACCTAGAAGATAAGCCAATCATTGCAAAAATCATAAGTCTTGAAAACTTTGAGAGAGGTCAACATATCAAACTTGCAATAGATTTTGATTTTGCACATTTCTTTGACGGTGAAAGTGAAGAAAGAATTGATATACCAAACCACGGAGCTTACAGAAATATTATATAG
- a CDS encoding diphosphate--fructose-6-phosphate 1-phosphotransferase yields MNAIIAQSGGPTSVINSSLAGAISAFIENNFDHIYLSLNGIEGIISGNYREVDKDNFIRNKISEKLLARPSSILGSCRFKLSDDMDDENYKQIFQTLEELEITSLVYIGGNDSMDTVMKLNSYMDCHNISGINVIGCPKTIDNDLCQMDHSPGFGSAAKFINHSLLTLRTDVDIYNLKSVTFVEIMGRNAGWLAASSLLSNHQAGKDVVNLLYLPEDNKSLDEVIEEIKKALENENNLIVALAEGFRDRERLLDKPMFSNTDDGFNHKIVAGVGERLADIIRNELEIKSRSVELSLLQRTNTTISKTDAKEAYELGYKAAKLSKNKTNLIPILVREDADQYKVTYTEVSPEKIANLEKKIPEEWIKDKNTLQEKIVNYALPLIEGEVNQKYEHGLPVFVKLDDFIL; encoded by the coding sequence ATGAATGCCATAATTGCCCAATCCGGTGGACCAACAAGCGTTATAAATTCATCCCTTGCTGGAGCCATTTCTGCCTTTATCGAAAATAATTTTGACCATATCTACCTTTCCTTAAATGGAATCGAAGGTATTATTTCAGGAAATTACAGGGAAGTTGATAAGGATAACTTTATAAGAAATAAAATAAGCGAAAAACTTTTGGCTCGCCCTTCATCAATCCTTGGTTCTTGTAGGTTCAAGCTTTCAGATGATATGGACGATGAGAATTACAAACAAATCTTCCAAACCCTAGAAGAACTTGAAATAACAAGCCTGGTTTACATAGGTGGCAACGACTCTATGGATACCGTTATGAAGCTAAATTCCTACATGGACTGTCACAATATTTCTGGCATAAATGTGATTGGTTGTCCAAAGACTATAGACAATGACCTATGCCAAATGGACCACTCCCCTGGCTTTGGATCTGCTGCCAAGTTCATCAACCATAGTCTCCTTACTTTGAGGACTGATGTAGATATCTATAATCTCAAATCAGTAACCTTTGTGGAGATTATGGGAAGAAATGCTGGTTGGCTTGCAGCTTCATCTCTTCTATCCAACCACCAAGCAGGAAAAGATGTTGTCAACCTATTGTATCTTCCAGAAGATAATAAATCTTTGGATGAAGTCATAGAAGAAATCAAAAAGGCCCTAGAAAATGAAAATAACCTCATAGTTGCTCTTGCAGAAGGCTTCAGGGATAGGGAAAGACTTCTCGATAAGCCTATGTTCTCAAATACCGATGATGGTTTTAACCACAAAATCGTAGCAGGTGTTGGTGAAAGACTTGCCGATATCATAAGAAATGAACTAGAAATCAAATCTCGTTCAGTAGAGCTATCACTTCTTCAACGAACAAATACCACAATAAGTAAAACCGATGCAAAAGAGGCCTACGAACTTGGCTACAAGGCAGCAAAGCTTTCAAAAAATAAAACAAATCTCATTCCAATACTTGTAAGAGAAGATGCTGACCAATACAAGGTCACATACACAGAAGTTAGTCCAGAAAAAATAGCAAATTTAGAAAAGAAGATTCCAGAAGAATGGATCAAGGATAAAAATACCCTTCAGGAAAAAATAGTGAACTACGCCTTGCCATTAATAGAAGGTGAAGTCAATCAAAAATATGAACACGGATTACCAGTTTTTGTAAAACTCGATGATTTTATACTATAA
- a CDS encoding PTS cellobiose transporter subunit IIB, producing MKKALIICNAGMSSSLMADKTSAYFKDNGKDIEVDATTVMKADNSIEDGSYDLYLVSPQMKLHFDKLKDLADKNNRDILQIPADCYTPIKTGIEKLADLIEEAIG from the coding sequence TTGAAAAAAGCTTTGATAATTTGTAACGCGGGAATGAGTTCATCACTCATGGCTGATAAGACCAGTGCTTATTTTAAGGACAATGGCAAGGATATAGAAGTTGATGCCACAACAGTGATGAAGGCAGACAATTCTATAGAAGATGGATCATATGACCTATACTTAGTCAGCCCACAGATGAAACTTCATTTTGACAAACTAAAAGATTTAGCCGATAAGAACAATAGAGATATTTTACAAATTCCAGCTGATTGCTATACTCCTATTAAAACAGGAATTGAAAAACTAGCTGATTTGATAGAAGAGGCAATCGGATAG